Proteins encoded within one genomic window of Haloarcula marismortui ATCC 43049:
- a CDS encoding pyridoxamine 5'-phosphate oxidase family protein codes for MRELRDEAVVDVLTDNGIGVLALSGPTGAAPYPFPVAFGYDPATDSLAFHLSESDDSQKHRYLTADATVGFMVYEETEPKSVWRSVVVTGELVETTYGEVEPALASLASNTQFAPNPVSWDDTSTTTPYELRIDDWYGREFRVG; via the coding sequence ATGCGAGAATTACGTGACGAAGCGGTCGTTGATGTCCTCACTGACAACGGAATCGGCGTGCTGGCGCTGTCCGGCCCGACGGGGGCGGCCCCGTATCCGTTCCCGGTCGCGTTCGGGTACGACCCGGCGACGGATAGCCTTGCGTTTCACCTGTCAGAGAGCGACGATAGCCAGAAACACCGGTATCTGACCGCGGACGCCACCGTCGGGTTCATGGTGTACGAGGAAACCGAGCCCAAATCGGTCTGGCGAAGCGTCGTGGTCACGGGTGAGCTGGTAGAGACGACGTACGGCGAGGTAGAACCGGCCCTTGCCTCGCTGGCCAGCAACACACAGTTCGCCCCGAACCCAGTCAGCTGGGACGACACATCGACGACGACGCCGTACGAACTTCGAATCGACGACTGGTATGGACGTGAATTCCGAGTCGGGTGA
- a CDS encoding SHOCT domain-containing protein, whose translation MGTTPVGWWLLLAAFIIAVVAIGGLLYVQLQREATVEPDSLETLKQQYASGEIDESELETRADRLLQHES comes from the coding sequence ATGGGCACGACTCCGGTCGGTTGGTGGCTGCTGCTCGCAGCGTTCATCATCGCTGTTGTGGCGATAGGGGGCCTGCTGTACGTGCAGCTACAGCGCGAGGCGACGGTTGAGCCGGATTCACTGGAAACGCTTAAACAGCAGTACGCATCCGGTGAGATTGACGAGAGCGAACTTGAAACGCGGGCTGACCGCTTGCTCCAGCACGAGTCATAG
- a CDS encoding class I SAM-dependent methyltransferase, with amino-acid sequence MDPDDVRDDWASRSGKFSPAYYAELGPNEVSETLVNVLDHYVHDDARIIELGCGSGRHLAHLQTSGYGNLTGIDINDESFDVMAEHYPRLADSGTFHTGALEDIVTEFEDDAFDVVYSVETLQHIHPDDAWVFEEIARIAGDLLVIAENEGNSPERGRADTDVSYVDDDFPLYHRNWKQVFSELGFAQLIREPTSRDTIRVFRAP; translated from the coding sequence ATGGACCCGGACGACGTTCGAGACGACTGGGCCTCCCGTTCCGGGAAGTTCTCGCCGGCGTACTACGCCGAACTCGGACCGAATGAGGTGAGTGAGACACTGGTCAACGTGCTCGACCACTACGTCCACGACGACGCCCGAATCATCGAACTGGGCTGTGGCTCGGGCCGCCATCTGGCACACCTGCAGACCAGCGGATACGGGAATCTCACTGGTATCGACATCAACGACGAATCCTTTGACGTGATGGCTGAGCACTACCCGCGGCTCGCGGATTCGGGGACGTTCCACACCGGTGCCCTCGAAGACATTGTTACTGAGTTCGAGGACGATGCCTTCGATGTCGTCTATTCGGTTGAGACGCTCCAGCACATCCACCCGGACGACGCATGGGTGTTCGAAGAAATCGCCCGTATTGCCGGCGACCTCCTCGTAATCGCCGAAAACGAAGGCAACAGCCCCGAACGTGGACGCGCAGACACTGACGTGAGCTACGTCGATGACGATTTCCCACTGTATCACCGCAACTGGAAGCAGGTGTTCTCAGAGCTCGGGTTCGCACAACTAATTCGAGAACCCACCTCTCGGGACACTATTCGCGTGTTCCGTGCGCCGTAG
- a CDS encoding DUF7571 family protein, which yields MQLCQNCQAAIDEYLLDKQLEPLRDLTVDDFNLCADCVTVVADACVECDGAVYVPRSETAVPDCCPACRSEHIDETGTDPGWHFDTVST from the coding sequence ATGCAACTGTGCCAAAACTGTCAGGCGGCTATCGACGAGTACCTCTTGGACAAACAACTCGAACCCCTGCGAGACCTCACAGTCGACGACTTCAATCTCTGTGCAGACTGCGTGACAGTCGTCGCGGACGCCTGTGTGGAATGTGACGGCGCGGTGTACGTTCCCCGGTCTGAAACTGCTGTCCCTGACTGCTGTCCGGCGTGCCGGTCGGAGCACATTGACGAAACCGGGACCGACCCGGGCTGGCATTTCGACACGGTGTCGACCTGA